The DNA window TTCAGTTTGTACTCTGTTACTATGTTTCTGAaaaatttcaaccattttGGTGTACATACTTCACTGATCATTGATTTCTCTGACTTAATCCATCGTCCTTGTTTCTTCCATTCAGATTATCGAGAATCTCAGGgagatgattttatttatgattggTGATCGTAAAGGCTAGTGGGAAAATGAGCTGATCGGACCTGGATTTTAATGTAAGACTCTCTTTgcatcttatttatttatttttatcatagAACAAGAGTTTAGggtaattaatttcaaaatatacaACTGtaaatatattctataaatttatttagaaaacgTGTGTAAAATAGTAAGCATTAAACACTAAGATCAATGGCGGATtaacataaaatcaaaatgggaGGTGTTCTCATTTTAAACCTCATCAATATTCTGAATAATACAAAGCTGTTTTGCAGATCCTTGtcaaaaaagaagagaaggaaaaggtcTTTGTCACAGCAATGGGACGAGCAGGCGCATGATATCCTCCATGAATTGCAAATTGTCTTTCATGTGCCGTCGGCTATGAATCCTCCTGCCTTCCTTATTAACAAGATTTGGCATTCATCATGTGCATTGATTACAGAAGGCAGCTCGCTTTGCCCTGTGGACAAAAGTGGGAATGGATTGGCGTCTGTGGCATCCATCATGTAAGTAAAACTTGTGTGGCTCAACCTTCAGTTCCTTTCTTTGATTTAGCTGTCCATAATTTTCCATGGATTGAAAGGGACTGACGGCTTGGGTTGGTTCTATTAGATGTATATCATATCAATTATGTTCTCATAGCTGGAATTATTTTTGGTACAGTTTATCATTATTCCTAATTTACCctttaaaaatctttataaCCGGCTGCTTCCAAAATAATTGCAGAGACATTCCATTTATTAGCATAAATAATTGATCATTTAAAactctgtttcttttcctGCTACTTCCAGCTATCATGGAACGTCTGTGAATCAGCTTTGAAATCAGACCAAAAtttgtttgactttgactGTACAATTACCTCACTTGAAGGTTGGCTTCATTGAccgagtattttaaaaaaaaaaaaaaaaaaaaaaaaaaaagaggctGATATCTTTGCAGCCACTAACGACGTCCTGACAGAGCTTTCTGAACACAAAATGACGCCCATTTCACGTGcccaaaattttccatttaattcataatagTCTCGCTTGGCCTATCTCCTCTTTTTATCCAATTCCTCACATTTCccacttttcctttttttttcacacTTATAAAAATCTAGATCTCTGTTCATACTTGAActtataagaaaaagaagaaaattacaagtccatttaattttaaaagttagaaattaatttctttagtttgataaaatttataaattgattattctgtgactaattttttttttttcaaatcaaatGTACAACTTGCCATTGGATTGGCTTAACCCTAAACCCCATCCTCCATCGATAGTTGTCTCCTCTGTCCTTAAAAATGTTacttcctctctctctaaaccCTTTTAACgactttttataatataaatattagaaaGTTGATTATAGaaaataccctttaaaattttgaactttgtttaaaaaatatgattttttaaagatcAATTGTATTAATGTAAGTTTAAAAGTTCACTAACTTtataattatctttaaaataaaatactattttattttatttttttaattctaggGTAAGGGTATAATGTAATCATTGTAGgtttataattatgtttgaaataaaatactaactCCTTTTGTCCAAAATATGAACTGAATACAAACACTTCagaacaaaagagagagaaaattctaGAGAAAAAGGCATTTGGTAGCCCATGAAAATTTATAGACAATCAATTAAGccagaaattgaagaaacgaACAGAGCAAAATAGTGAATGTTCAAGTTAATGAAGTTAACTTACGGCGGAGACTGGTTGTTGCGTTTATGCAAATTCTCGGCGAGTTGAGCCAACGACTGAAGATTGCATCGCAGAATGGTATCCACGAAAACGGTGGTTTCTTCTTTAGTATTTCCCGGCGGCGTATCCACGGCGTAGGACTCAACGACCACAGTTTTACTTACGTCGTCGGCCACCGATGGGTGGAGTGTGGTGACGGATCTGTAGTTGGCAAGGCGATGGTCGCCGCCGATCATGCTGAAACTGAGGATGTGGTGTTCGTCGTCGAGAATCTCGAGGCGTTCGGTGCTGCGGCCGGCGGGAAGGCCGGAGATGACGTGAACCTCCCGGAGGGTTCCGACGTTGCCGTCGCCGACGACTACGTGGCAGCTCTTGACGAAGTGCTTGTAGGCCTGAGGGTTGTCAAACCGCCGGACCACCGACCAGACGGTGGATATGGGGGCGGCGATTTCTTGGACCACGGCGGAGCAGGTCTGGTTAGGCCCTACCGTATGCGTGTGGTAAACGGCCACAGATTTCGGCACCTGGAACCATTTCTGGTTCTCTTTCTGGCAATGGATTGAGGCGGTGGTTGAATCGGAGCCGTTGATTCGGTCTATTAGAACAGACGATACAGAGGGTTTCGAAGGCATTTCCAATGAAGAGAGCCTTTTACAATTCTACGCgaagccaaaaaaaaagaaaaaacaacaacaaaattaactaataatGAAAGAGAGAGGATTTAACATTTGCCGGCCGCCACGGCGGCGATCCTTCACGGCGGTCCGGCGGTTGATTTATAAGCTCAGCCTGATGGTTTGGTTTTTCCGCTTGGATCACAGACAATATTCAATTGCGTGGATATCAGTTATATACAACATACCAGTCGTCAGAGTAACTTTATGCGTTGGTATTACCAAAACACCCATTCCTTGCccttttaattacaaaattactTGTCATTCTGTATTGACGAAGCcaaattgaaattgaacaaTTCAGAATAAATCCAATAGGTTACACTAAGGAAccattctttaaattttaatttgcgtctaatattaaaaaatttaaatgatgtattagatataaaattaaaaattaaaaagtatattgGATGTAAAATACGATTAGa is part of the Cucurbita pepo subsp. pepo cultivar mu-cu-16 chromosome LG03, ASM280686v2, whole genome shotgun sequence genome and encodes:
- the LOC111789949 gene encoding abscisic acid receptor PYL4-like, with protein sequence MPSKPSVSSVLIDRINGSDSTTASIHCQKENQKWFQVPKSVAVYHTHTVGPNQTCSAVVQEIAAPISTVWSVVRRFDNPQAYKHFVKSCHVVVGDGNVGTLREVHVISGLPAGRSTERLEILDDEHHILSFSMIGGDHRLANYRSVTTLHPSVADDVSKTVVVESYAVDTPPGNTKEETTVFVDTILRCNLQSLAQLAENLHKRNNQSPP